The genomic DNA AACCACCACTCATCCCCCTAACTGTCAATGGATCGGGTGAAAATTGCCGATCAATGGTAATATCTCCAAAAATCTGTGGTGTTTCTTGAGCATTAACTAAACCATGAATTGCTGTAGTCATCACCATTGTGACTATCATGAACGATAATTCTGTTGTTATATTTAGTGATTTTTTTTTCATTGTAATTATATTTTTATATAAGTAATTTAAAAGACATAAATCTGATGTCTCAAGTTCCCAAACCTATGTTTAATCAGACAGGAGACAAGTCAAAAGCTGGCAATTAGTAGTTGGTCATTAACTCCAAAAACAAAGCTTTATGCTTGACATAGTATTATTAATGATACTACAATTAGTGGTAATTCTATCTTATGGGACAAATCCAAAAAATCCTTGCTCAAATCAGGAACAATCCTAAAGATGTAAACTTTACTGATTTAGTAAAAGTTTGTAATCACTATTTTGGAGAACCTAGACAACAAGGAACAAGTCATTGCGTTTATAAAACACCTTGGGTTGGAGATCCACGAGTTAACATTCAAGAAAAGAATGGAAAAGCAAAGTTTTACCAAGTCAAACAAGTTTTAGCTGCCATTGAGAAAATTGAGGAAACGGAAGATGGTTAACCACGACCACTATACTTATAGAATTACTTGGTCAAGTGAAGATCAAGAATTTATAGGATTATGTGCAGAATTTCCTAGTCTATCTTACCTCAGTGAAAACCGTAATACTGCACTAGAAGGGATTACAAATTTGGTAAAAGATATATTAGTAGATATGGAACAAAATGGAGAGGAAATACCAATACCTATTTCCGAAAAAAGTTACAGTGGCAAATTTCAAGTTCGGATCACTCCAGAACTTCATCGCAGGTTAGCCATAGAAGCAGCAGAGGAAAAAGTTAGCTTAAACCGCTACGTGAGTTATAAGCTTGCATATTAAATTGGTTATGGTGGACAGTAACAGAAGACAAGTGTCACCTGTCACCTGTCACCTGTCACCTAATTTACCTAAACAGCTTGATTTAAGCGTTGTTTATCTAATCCGATCTGATTTAACAATAACCACGATTGGATTAAATCTGGTCCATGTACATCCCCAGTCAAAGCGGCTCTGAGCGATCGCATAACTAAACCTTTCTTCACCTTCTGCGCTTTTACCACCTGTTTAATAATTTCCTGAGCGCTCTCTGGGGAAAGTTGTGGTTCATTTTCCAAAGCTGTGATAATTGCTTCTAGTACAGCTTTTACCCCTTCCTGTTGCAGTTGTTGACTACCTTCTTCCGTGAGTTCTACGGCTTCAGTAAAAAACATTTTAGTCATGGGTACAGCATCCACTAACCGAGTCAAACTCGCAGCAATTAAACTTACCAACTGCTCTAACCAAGGACGCTCCCTACCATCGGTCAAGCTATATCCCGCTTCTTCCCAAAAGGG from Okeanomitos corallinicola TIOX110 includes the following:
- a CDS encoding type II toxin-antitoxin system HicB family antitoxin; protein product: MVNHDHYTYRITWSSEDQEFIGLCAEFPSLSYLSENRNTALEGITNLVKDILVDMEQNGEEIPIPISEKSYSGKFQVRITPELHRRLAIEAAEEKVSLNRYVSYKLAY
- a CDS encoding toxin HicA, which produces MGQIQKILAQIRNNPKDVNFTDLVKVCNHYFGEPRQQGTSHCVYKTPWVGDPRVNIQEKNGKAKFYQVKQVLAAIEKIEETEDG